The Cystobacter ferrugineus genome window below encodes:
- a CDS encoding type I polyketide synthase, producing the protein MAHDAAVAVIGMAGRFPGASTMEDYWRIIRDGVDTFTRLTDEQLLASGVDPALLREPGYVRRAALLDGVDRFDAGFFGFSPREAEILDPQHRLFLECAHEALERAGHGSERTRARVGVFTSASTHGYYLTHLFGNARLRRVMGDFQLAIANDKDFLPTRVSYKLGLKGPSVAVQTACSSSLVAVHLACQSLLNGECSLALAGGASISVPQAEGYLYQEGGIVSPDGYCRPFDAAAAGTNRGNGVGVVVLKLLEDALEDGDTIHAVIRGSAVNNDGSHKVGYTAPSVEGQAAVISEALAVADVSADSIGYVEAHGTATPLGDPIEVEALTRAFRGQTQRRGFCALGSVKANIGHLDAAAGIAAFIKAVLTLEHATLPPCLHFRAPNPRIGFDESPFYVNAHPRPWAPGDEPRRAGVSAFGIGGTNVHVVLEQAPPRPEPAPAARPYELLLLSARTESALRVAEGRLAEHLREDFRGSLADVAHTLRVGRRALAFRSAVVARSPDEAVALLEGRGGGAPSRGGKVSQPRTVAFLLPGQGAQFVGMGAALLEMEAAFREPLERCAALLEGELGLDIRRLLRPAPEEREAADATLRETRVCQPVLFAVEYALARLLESWGVRPSAMLGHSLGEYVAACLAGVFSLEDALAVVAERGRLMGAMRPGGMLAVALSREELAPHLDAELVLAAHNGPQACVVAGPHESLAALKARLEARGVACTALAVSHAFHSPMMEPAVAAFVERLRRVRLQPPQRPFLSNVTGTWIREEEATSAEYWGLHLVRPVRFAEGLARLAEVEGQLLLEVGPGNTLGRLASRQDGAAPTVWPTLGSKREVGSEGERLLGTLGRLWVEGVEVDVAGLSRGESRRRVPLPTYPFERERYWVEREVESVPAVESAAASSATPEPGWYYAPEWRRVALPSTGTGARAGRLLLLAEAGAVGDALATVLEARGHSVLRAEPGERFEQVSSTRWRVTPGLRRDFERLLEGLGEVPARIVHLWMLGEEEQSRERGFDTLLALAQALGAHGSQPEVDLSVVADGLHAVAEDEPVRPLKALVQGPVSVIPQELPGCMCRGIDVGLPAAGDAALLREWSRRLVTEVEGGATERAVALRATGRWVREYVPLRSSAPTPEQVPLRQGGVYLITGGLGGVGLTLAEHLARRVSARLVLTGRTPTPPREHWDAWFGTPTRLRLAEEREGLREAALLVEHEVPLRSLADHEGLEEALHEFCASHLYHFLFPREAPLGRGQRQAVEAVRRRLGLRPGFERLFTFMWSTLEGRGLLRAVAGELEGRVEPTDVPAPEVLRERLLTRCPEVSGLVELVEHCVRHYAQVLDGSLPALGVLYPTGEVEEPASREGVEWSSMGQCVALLREFLARCTERVRGRPLRILEVGGGTGMVLEALRPLLERHPVEYHFTDLGPSFVRAMEERGRREGLSFLRTAVLDLARPPREQDPRTGTYDVVIALNVVHATPRVPESLAHLEQLLAPGGHLCLVETVRREPWVDMVWGLADGWWNFEDALRTRSPLLEVATWERALRDAGFTGCEVLPVDARQRSRWNSALFIAERAGGDEARPVEGREAMQERLRRLQAIEAAGGEVVPLVADVTDAGRMAEVLAETKRRFGALHGVIHAALVLEDGLIQLKTPESVSRVLASKVDGTLVLDALLREEPLDFLVLCSSLSSLLGALGQVDYAAASAFLDAYAVSRRGLPGRRTVSIDWDRWLEVGAAMRLGLGLAPGQAGALGLRRTAPGVYTARWRAADAWWLDEHRLDGVATLPGVAYMELVRAALEVEHGPAPLEFEQLVFHARLTVPDAREVEVQVHLREGAEGYGLEIRSRETGAEASGWRCHATGEVRVLPREEASPRAPLEEWEARLGPLQEVTGDGSAAEARERAPTLGSRWSTLRWRLAWKGEEGLASIELPEELVGDLRQVPLHPALLDAATGFAPLAGAWLPLAYGRLRLQGPLPRRLFSHLRRLEPAEARAGVVRYGVRVVDETGRELLSADEYLLRRVDAGVGEPERRAAVVRPGEPDGLRLEPLARRAPAAGEVEVRVIASGLTFKDALLALGALPGMTATGTPLALGVECAGIVSAVGPGVKGVRVGDAVVAAAAGAFSSHVWVPQEHVFPKPAGLSFEQAAMVPATLLTAWYAVDTLGRLRAGERILVHAAATGVGLAAVKLALRRGATVYATAGSEPKREFLRSLGVTLVMDSRGPGFDEQVLAHTRGEGVDVVINSLGGDFLARGLSVLARRGRFVELGVRDMLAGGTLPLAPFERGLTFLAVQVDPSMRGHRELMGEVLQRLEEGELEPLPYTAYPLERAGEALRLVASGKHLGKVVLSVEPSASRRAGSPSARAPQPGRLQKGLDAVGLRSDEGCEAFERCLGLGLPQVVVSTRELRARMAEIERLRVSTWQPTLPSASRATPAASTRSRPYVAPRNERERGIAAVWRELLGVSEVGLDDDFFELRGDSLLAIQLMGRLRKEWGIELSLSAFLARPTLRALVGEAPPVPRPAASAPVSDGAPVSAGVAPSRGWTHLVPLQPEGSAPPFFWAAPLLGTVFPYFALARCLAPHPFYALQPPGLEEGQEPVEKLEELAALYVREMRQLQSRGPYRVGGWSFGCVVAYEVARQLEAAGEQVALLVLLDFPAPAERTAAGVWAAARFFTGSVARGLAPYALEYFDLMARAPRQPDGAARVRESLARGWERMRRGGLLRELWDEAALSRVMPGDSRLLLREPGIAPMVRLARAHQRAMMDYRPTGRLQQRILLWRTEAHARGFAPDLGWGALSAAGVEVREAPGDHMSLLRPPHVEQVAAQLLHLLNVEASRSPR; encoded by the coding sequence ATGGCTCACGACGCGGCGGTGGCGGTCATTGGCATGGCGGGGCGCTTTCCGGGGGCGTCCACCATGGAGGACTACTGGCGCATCATCCGCGACGGGGTGGACACCTTCACCCGGCTCACGGACGAGCAGCTCCTGGCCTCGGGCGTGGACCCGGCGCTCTTGCGCGAGCCCGGCTACGTGCGGCGCGCCGCCCTGCTGGATGGCGTGGACCGGTTCGACGCGGGCTTCTTCGGCTTCTCGCCGCGAGAGGCGGAGATCCTCGATCCGCAGCACCGGCTCTTCCTGGAGTGCGCGCACGAGGCCCTGGAGCGGGCGGGCCACGGCTCCGAGCGCACCCGGGCGCGCGTGGGCGTCTTCACCAGCGCGAGCACGCACGGCTACTACCTGACGCACCTGTTCGGCAACGCGCGGCTGCGGCGGGTGATGGGGGACTTCCAGCTCGCCATCGCCAACGACAAGGACTTCCTGCCCACGCGCGTCTCCTACAAGCTGGGCCTCAAGGGGCCGAGCGTGGCGGTGCAGACGGCGTGCTCCAGCTCGCTCGTGGCCGTCCACCTCGCGTGCCAGAGCCTGCTCAATGGCGAGTGCTCGCTGGCGCTCGCGGGCGGGGCCTCCATCTCCGTGCCCCAGGCGGAGGGCTACCTGTACCAGGAGGGAGGCATCGTCTCGCCCGACGGGTATTGCCGCCCCTTCGACGCCGCGGCCGCGGGCACCAACCGGGGCAATGGCGTGGGCGTCGTGGTGCTCAAGCTGCTCGAGGACGCGCTGGAGGACGGAGACACCATCCACGCCGTCATCCGCGGCTCGGCGGTGAACAACGACGGCTCGCACAAGGTGGGCTACACCGCGCCGAGCGTGGAGGGCCAGGCGGCCGTCATCTCCGAGGCCCTGGCGGTGGCGGACGTGTCCGCGGACTCCATCGGCTACGTGGAGGCGCATGGCACGGCCACGCCCCTGGGGGATCCCATCGAGGTGGAGGCGCTGACGCGCGCCTTCCGGGGACAGACGCAGCGGCGGGGGTTCTGCGCGCTGGGCTCGGTGAAGGCCAACATCGGCCACCTGGACGCGGCCGCGGGCATTGCCGCCTTCATCAAGGCGGTGCTCACCCTGGAGCACGCGACGCTGCCGCCCTGTCTGCACTTCCGCGCGCCCAACCCGCGCATCGGCTTCGACGAGAGCCCCTTCTACGTCAACGCGCACCCACGCCCCTGGGCCCCGGGCGACGAGCCGCGCCGCGCTGGCGTGAGCGCCTTCGGCATCGGGGGCACCAACGTCCACGTGGTGCTCGAGCAGGCCCCGCCCCGTCCCGAGCCCGCGCCGGCGGCCCGGCCGTACGAGCTGCTGTTGTTGTCCGCGCGCACGGAGAGCGCCTTGCGGGTGGCGGAGGGCCGGCTGGCCGAGCACCTGCGCGAGGACTTCCGCGGGTCGCTGGCCGACGTGGCCCACACGCTGCGGGTGGGCCGCCGCGCCCTGGCGTTCCGCTCGGCGGTGGTGGCGCGCTCGCCGGACGAGGCGGTGGCGCTCCTGGAGGGACGTGGGGGCGGCGCGCCGTCGCGCGGCGGGAAGGTCTCCCAACCGCGCACGGTGGCCTTCCTGCTGCCGGGCCAGGGCGCGCAGTTCGTGGGCATGGGCGCGGCGCTGCTGGAGATGGAGGCGGCCTTCCGCGAGCCACTGGAGCGCTGCGCGGCGCTGCTCGAGGGGGAGCTGGGGCTGGACATCCGCCGCCTGCTGCGCCCCGCGCCCGAGGAGCGGGAGGCGGCGGACGCCACGCTGCGCGAGACGCGGGTGTGCCAGCCGGTGCTCTTCGCGGTCGAGTACGCGCTGGCCCGGCTGCTGGAGTCCTGGGGCGTGAGGCCCTCGGCGATGCTCGGGCACAGCCTGGGGGAGTACGTGGCGGCCTGCCTCGCGGGAGTCTTCTCGCTGGAGGACGCGTTGGCGGTGGTGGCCGAGCGCGGCCGGCTCATGGGGGCCATGCGGCCCGGGGGCATGCTGGCGGTGGCGCTCTCGCGGGAGGAGCTCGCGCCCCACCTGGACGCGGAGCTCGTGCTCGCGGCGCACAACGGGCCCCAGGCGTGCGTGGTGGCCGGTCCGCACGAGTCCCTGGCCGCCCTCAAGGCCCGTCTCGAGGCGCGGGGCGTGGCGTGCACGGCGCTGGCCGTCTCCCATGCCTTCCACTCGCCGATGATGGAGCCCGCGGTGGCGGCCTTCGTGGAGCGGCTGCGGCGGGTGCGGCTCCAGCCACCCCAGCGTCCCTTCCTCTCCAACGTCACCGGCACGTGGATTCGCGAGGAGGAGGCCACGTCCGCGGAGTACTGGGGCCTGCACCTGGTGCGGCCGGTGCGCTTCGCCGAGGGCCTGGCGCGTCTGGCCGAGGTCGAGGGCCAGCTCCTGCTCGAGGTGGGGCCGGGCAATACGCTGGGGCGGCTCGCGTCGCGCCAGGACGGGGCGGCGCCGACCGTGTGGCCCACGCTGGGCTCGAAGCGGGAGGTGGGCTCGGAGGGAGAGCGGCTGCTGGGCACGCTCGGGCGGTTGTGGGTGGAGGGCGTGGAGGTGGATGTCGCGGGCCTGTCCCGGGGCGAGTCGCGCCGGCGCGTGCCCCTGCCCACCTACCCCTTCGAGCGCGAGCGCTACTGGGTGGAGCGGGAGGTGGAGAGCGTCCCCGCCGTGGAGTCCGCGGCCGCGTCCTCGGCGACTCCCGAGCCCGGGTGGTACTACGCGCCCGAGTGGCGCCGCGTCGCCCTGCCCTCGACGGGGACGGGTGCACGGGCGGGACGGTTGTTGCTCCTGGCCGAGGCGGGCGCGGTGGGTGATGCGCTCGCGACGGTGCTCGAGGCCCGGGGACACTCCGTGCTCCGCGCCGAGCCGGGAGAGCGCTTCGAGCAGGTGTCGTCCACGCGCTGGCGTGTCACGCCCGGACTCCGCCGCGACTTCGAGCGGTTGCTGGAAGGGCTCGGCGAGGTGCCTGCGCGGATCGTCCACCTGTGGATGCTCGGCGAGGAGGAGCAGTCCCGGGAGCGGGGCTTCGACACCCTGCTGGCCCTGGCGCAGGCGCTGGGGGCTCACGGCTCCCAGCCGGAGGTGGACCTCTCGGTGGTGGCTGATGGGCTGCACGCCGTGGCGGAGGACGAGCCGGTGCGGCCGCTCAAGGCCCTCGTGCAGGGGCCCGTGTCCGTCATTCCCCAGGAGCTGCCCGGGTGCATGTGCCGGGGCATCGACGTGGGGCTTCCGGCGGCGGGGGATGCCGCGTTGCTCCGGGAGTGGTCGCGGCGGTTGGTGACGGAGGTGGAAGGCGGCGCGACGGAGCGCGCCGTGGCGCTCCGGGCCACGGGCCGCTGGGTGCGGGAGTACGTGCCCCTGAGGTCCTCCGCGCCCACGCCCGAGCAAGTCCCGCTGCGCCAGGGCGGCGTCTATCTCATCACCGGGGGCCTGGGTGGCGTGGGGCTCACGCTGGCCGAGCATCTGGCCCGCCGGGTCTCGGCGCGGCTGGTGCTCACGGGCCGCACCCCCACTCCACCCCGAGAGCATTGGGACGCCTGGTTCGGTACGCCCACGCGGCTGCGGTTGGCCGAGGAGCGCGAGGGCCTGCGCGAGGCCGCGCTCCTCGTCGAGCACGAGGTGCCCCTGCGCTCCCTGGCGGACCACGAGGGACTGGAGGAGGCGCTGCACGAGTTCTGCGCCAGCCACCTCTACCACTTCCTGTTTCCCCGGGAGGCGCCCCTGGGACGGGGACAGCGCCAGGCCGTGGAGGCGGTGCGGCGCCGTCTGGGCCTGCGTCCCGGTTTCGAGCGGCTGTTCACCTTCATGTGGAGCACGCTCGAGGGGCGCGGACTGCTGCGCGCGGTCGCGGGGGAGCTGGAGGGCCGGGTGGAGCCCACCGACGTGCCCGCGCCCGAGGTGCTGCGGGAGCGGCTGCTCACCCGCTGCCCCGAGGTCTCGGGCCTGGTGGAGCTGGTCGAGCACTGCGTGCGCCATTACGCCCAGGTGTTGGACGGGAGCCTGCCCGCGCTCGGCGTGCTCTACCCCACCGGGGAGGTCGAGGAGCCCGCCTCGCGGGAAGGCGTCGAGTGGAGCAGCATGGGGCAGTGCGTGGCGCTGCTGCGCGAGTTCCTGGCCCGGTGCACCGAGCGCGTCCGAGGCCGGCCCCTGCGCATCCTGGAGGTGGGCGGAGGCACGGGCATGGTGCTCGAGGCCCTGCGGCCCCTGCTCGAGCGGCACCCGGTGGAGTACCACTTCACGGACCTGGGCCCTTCCTTCGTGCGCGCCATGGAGGAGCGCGGCCGGCGCGAGGGCCTGTCCTTCCTGCGCACCGCCGTGTTGGACCTGGCGCGTCCGCCGCGGGAGCAGGATCCGCGCACGGGCACGTATGACGTGGTGATTGCCCTCAACGTGGTGCACGCCACGCCGCGCGTGCCGGAGTCCCTGGCCCATCTGGAGCAGTTGCTCGCGCCGGGCGGCCACCTGTGCCTCGTGGAGACGGTGCGGCGGGAGCCCTGGGTGGACATGGTCTGGGGCCTGGCCGACGGGTGGTGGAACTTCGAGGACGCGCTGCGCACGCGCTCGCCGCTGCTGGAGGTGGCCACCTGGGAGCGGGCGCTGCGGGACGCCGGTTTCACCGGGTGCGAGGTGTTGCCCGTGGACGCGCGGCAGCGCTCGCGCTGGAACAGCGCCCTGTTCATCGCCGAGCGGGCGGGTGGCGACGAGGCCCGGCCCGTGGAGGGCCGCGAGGCGATGCAGGAGCGCCTCCGCCGGCTCCAGGCCATCGAGGCCGCGGGGGGCGAGGTGGTGCCGCTCGTGGCGGATGTGACGGACGCTGGGCGCATGGCCGAGGTGCTCGCCGAGACGAAGCGCCGCTTTGGCGCGCTCCACGGCGTCATCCACGCCGCGCTGGTGTTGGAAGACGGGCTGATTCAACTCAAGACGCCCGAGTCCGTCTCCCGGGTGCTGGCCTCCAAGGTGGACGGCACGCTGGTGCTGGACGCGCTGCTGCGCGAAGAGCCGCTGGACTTCCTGGTGCTGTGCTCCTCGCTGAGCTCGTTGCTGGGCGCCCTGGGCCAGGTGGACTACGCCGCCGCGAGTGCCTTCCTGGATGCGTATGCCGTGTCGAGGCGGGGACTCCCGGGCCGCCGCACGGTGTCCATCGACTGGGATCGCTGGCTGGAGGTGGGCGCGGCGATGCGCCTGGGGCTCGGGCTCGCGCCGGGACAGGCGGGAGCCCTGGGCCTGCGGCGCACGGCGCCGGGCGTGTACACGGCGCGCTGGCGGGCCGCGGACGCGTGGTGGCTGGACGAGCACCGCCTGGATGGCGTGGCCACGCTGCCGGGCGTGGCCTACATGGAGCTGGTGCGCGCCGCCCTGGAGGTCGAGCACGGGCCGGCGCCGCTGGAGTTCGAGCAACTGGTGTTCCACGCCCGGCTCACGGTGCCCGACGCGCGGGAGGTGGAGGTGCAGGTCCACCTGCGCGAGGGGGCGGAGGGCTACGGTCTGGAGATCCGCAGCCGGGAGACGGGCGCGGAGGCCTCGGGTTGGCGTTGCCACGCCACGGGGGAGGTCCGGGTGCTTCCGCGCGAGGAAGCGTCCCCCCGGGCTCCGCTGGAGGAGTGGGAGGCGCGCCTCGGACCCCTCCAGGAAGTGACGGGGGACGGCTCCGCGGCCGAGGCACGCGAGCGTGCGCCCACACTGGGCTCGCGCTGGTCCACGTTGCGCTGGCGGCTGGCCTGGAAGGGCGAGGAGGGCCTGGCGTCGATCGAGCTGCCGGAGGAACTGGTGGGGGATTTGCGCCAGGTGCCCCTGCATCCGGCGCTGCTCGACGCGGCCACGGGCTTCGCGCCCCTGGCGGGCGCCTGGCTGCCCCTGGCCTATGGGCGTTTGCGGCTCCAGGGGCCCCTGCCCCGGCGCTTGTTCAGCCACCTGCGGCGGTTGGAGCCGGCCGAGGCCCGGGCGGGCGTGGTGCGCTACGGCGTGCGGGTGGTGGACGAGACGGGGCGGGAGTTGCTGTCGGCGGATGAGTACCTGCTGCGCCGGGTGGACGCCGGCGTGGGCGAGCCGGAGCGCCGCGCGGCGGTGGTGCGTCCGGGAGAGCCGGACGGGTTGCGGCTGGAGCCCCTGGCGCGGCGCGCGCCCGCGGCGGGCGAGGTGGAGGTGCGGGTCATCGCCTCGGGGCTCACCTTCAAGGACGCGCTGCTCGCCCTGGGGGCATTGCCGGGGATGACGGCTACGGGGACGCCGCTGGCGCTCGGCGTGGAGTGCGCGGGCATCGTCTCGGCGGTGGGGCCCGGGGTGAAGGGCGTGCGCGTGGGGGACGCGGTGGTGGCGGCCGCGGCGGGGGCGTTCTCCTCGCATGTCTGGGTGCCCCAGGAGCACGTCTTCCCCAAGCCCGCGGGGCTGAGCTTCGAGCAGGCCGCCATGGTGCCCGCCACGCTGCTCACGGCCTGGTACGCCGTGGACACGCTGGGCCGGCTGCGCGCGGGCGAGCGCATCCTCGTGCACGCCGCGGCCACGGGCGTGGGACTGGCGGCGGTGAAGCTGGCGCTCCGGCGGGGCGCCACCGTGTACGCCACCGCGGGCAGCGAGCCCAAGCGCGAGTTCCTGCGCTCGTTGGGCGTGACGCTGGTCATGGACTCGCGAGGGCCGGGCTTCGACGAGCAGGTGCTCGCGCACACGCGGGGCGAGGGCGTGGACGTGGTCATCAACTCCCTGGGCGGCGACTTCCTCGCGCGGGGCCTGTCCGTGCTCGCGCGCCGGGGTCGGTTCGTCGAGCTGGGTGTGCGCGACATGCTCGCGGGGGGCACGCTGCCGCTGGCGCCCTTCGAGCGCGGCCTCACCTTCCTGGCGGTCCAGGTGGATCCCTCGATGCGGGGCCACCGGGAGTTGATGGGCGAGGTGCTCCAGCGGCTCGAGGAGGGCGAGCTGGAGCCCCTGCCCTACACGGCCTATCCGCTGGAGCGCGCGGGCGAGGCGCTCCGCCTCGTCGCCTCGGGCAAGCACCTGGGCAAGGTGGTGCTCTCCGTGGAGCCGTCCGCGTCCCGGCGCGCCGGGAGCCCTTCCGCGCGAGCCCCCCAGCCGGGCCGTCTCCAGAAGGGCCTGGACGCGGTGGGCCTGCGCTCGGACGAGGGCTGCGAGGCCTTCGAGCGGTGCCTCGGACTGGGTCTGCCCCAGGTGGTGGTGTCCACGCGGGAGTTGCGCGCGCGCATGGCGGAGATCGAGCGGCTGAGGGTGTCCACCTGGCAGCCCACGCTGCCCTCGGCTTCCCGGGCCACCCCGGCCGCCTCCACGCGCTCCCGGCCGTATGTCGCGCCCCGGAACGAGCGCGAGCGGGGAATCGCCGCGGTCTGGCGGGAGCTGCTCGGTGTCTCCGAGGTGGGCCTGGACGATGACTTCTTCGAGCTGCGGGGCGACTCCCTGCTGGCCATCCAGCTCATGGGCCGGTTGCGCAAGGAGTGGGGCATCGAGCTGTCCCTGTCCGCGTTCCTCGCCCGGCCCACGCTGCGCGCCCTGGTGGGAGAGGCCCCGCCCGTGCCGCGGCCCGCCGCGTCCGCCCCGGTGTCGGACGGGGCACCGGTGTCGGCGGGAGTGGCGCCCTCGCGGGGCTGGACCCATCTGGTGCCCCTCCAGCCCGAGGGGAGCGCCCCGCCCTTCTTCTGGGCGGCGCCCCTGCTGGGCACCGTCTTCCCCTACTTCGCGCTGGCCCGGTGCCTCGCGCCCCACCCCTTCTATGCGCTGCAGCCGCCCGGCCTGGAGGAGGGGCAGGAGCCCGTGGAGAAGCTGGAGGAGCTCGCGGCGCTGTACGTGCGCGAGATGCGGCAGTTGCAGTCGCGCGGGCCCTACCGCGTGGGGGGCTGGTCCTTCGGCTGCGTGGTGGCGTACGAGGTGGCCCGGCAACTGGAGGCGGCGGGAGAGCAGGTGGCGCTGCTGGTGCTGCTGGACTTCCCCGCTCCCGCCGAGCGCACCGCCGCGGGAGTCTGGGCGGCGGCGCGTTTCTTCACTGGCTCGGTGGCCCGGGGCCTGGCGCCCTACGCGCTCGAGTACTTCGACCTGATGGCCCGGGCGCCCCGGCAGCCCGACGGTGCCGCCCGTGTCCGCGAGTCCCTGGCGCGGGGCTGGGAGCGGATGCGGCGGGGCGGACTGCTGCGTGAGCTCTGGGACGAGGCCGCCCTGTCCCGGGTGATGCCGGGAGACTCCCGGTTGCTCCTGCGCGAGCCGGGCATCGCGCCCATGGTGCGGCTGGCGCGGGCGCACCAGCGGGCGATGATGGACTACCGCCCCACAGGCCGTCTCCAGCAGCGCATCCTGCTCTGGCGCACCGAGGCCCATGCCCGCGGCTTCGCGCCGGACCTGGGCTGGGGGGCGCTGAGCGCCGCCGGGGTGGAGGTGCGCGAGGCCCCGGGAGACCACATGTCCCTGCTGCGGCCCCCCCATGTCGAACAGGTGGCCGCGCAGTTGCTGCACCTGCTCAACGTGGAGGCGTCCCGATCTCCTCGGTGA